A stretch of the Vitis vinifera cultivar Pinot Noir 40024 chromosome 16, ASM3070453v1 genome encodes the following:
- the LOC100264341 gene encoding anthocyanidin 5,3-O-glucosyltransferase: protein MDTIVLYPSSGISHLVPMVELAQILLTHNPSFSITVLIATLPSDTASTASYIAAVTATTPSVNFHHLPTVSFPKPSSFPALFFEFMTLNDNNLRQTLESMSQTSSIKAFIIDFFCNTSYEISANLNIPTYYFYTSGANGLALFLYLSTIDRNITKSLKDDLNIHIHVPGTPSFVASDMPLALLDRSTKVYQYFLDTANQMAKSSGIIINTFKLLEPRAIKAISEGFCVPDAPTPPIFCIGPLVSSTKRPGGGGDEDKCLSWLNTQPSRSVVFLSFGSMGLFSSEQLKEIAIGLERSGVRFLWVVRMEERKGETPQASFDSCLPKGFLERTKDRGYLLNSWAPQVAVLSHDSVGGFVTHCGWNSILESICAGVPMVAWPLYAEQKFYRVILVEEFKVALPVNQSENEFVSATELENRVTELMNSEKGRALRDRVTAMREDAKAAMREGGSYRVELSKLVESFKRAPLS, encoded by the coding sequence ATGGACACCATTGTTCTGTATCCTTCTTCAGGTATAAGCCACCTTGTTCCCATGGTAGAGCTTGCACAAATCCTACTCACTCACAACCCTTCCTTCTCCATCACCGTCCTCATTGCCACACTACCTTCCGACACAGCCTCCACCGCCTCATACATCGCGGCCGTGACTGCCACCACCCCTTCCGTCAACTTCCACCACCTCCCCACTGTTTCTTTTCCCAAACCGTCCAGCTTTCCAGCTCTATTCTTTGAATTTATGACCCTAAACGACAATAATCTCCGTCAAACCCTAGAGTCCATGTCCCAGACCTCAAGTATTAAAGCCTTCATCATCGACTTCTTCTGCAATACCTCTTATGAAATTTCTGCAAATCTTAACATCCCTACTTACTATTTCTATACTTCAGGGGCAAATGGGCTTGCGTTGTTCCTTTACCTCTCCACCATTGATAGAAACATTACAAAAAGCTTGAAAGATGATCTCAACATCCATATCCATGTCCCGGGAACACCATCCTTTGTAGCTTCTGATATGCCCTTGGCGTTGCTTGATCGCAGTACTAAAGTCTATCAGTACTTCCTTGACACTGCAAACCAGATGGCTAAATCATCTGGAATCATCATAAACACGTTTAAATTGCTCGAACCAAGAGCTATCAAAGCGATATCAGAGGGTTTCTGCGTTCCGGATGCACCCACTCCTCCAATTTTCTGCATTGGCCCATTGGTCTCAAGCACCAAGCGACCTGGCGGTGGTGGTGATGAAGATAAGTGCCTGAGCTGGCTCAATACGCAGCCGAGCCGAAGCGTGGTGTTTCTTAGTTTTGGAAGCATGGGGTTGTTCTCGTCCGAGCAGTTGAAGGAAATTGCAATTGGGCTTGAAAGAAGTGGGGTGAGGTTCTTGTGGGTGGTGCGGATGGAGGAGCGCAAAGGAGAAACACCTCAGGCAAGCTTTGACTCATGCTTGCCAAAAGGGTTCTTAGAGAGAACAAAGGATAGAGGATATCTGTTGAATTCTTGGGCACCACAGGTGGCGGTGCTGAGTCATGACTCAGTTGGCGGGTTTGTGACTCACTGTGGGTGGAATTCGATTCTGGAGTCTATATGTGCTGGAGTGCCTATGGTGGCATGGCCTCTGTACGCAGAGCAAAAGTTTTACAGGGTAATTTTGGTGGAGGAATTCAAGGTAGCTTTGCCAGTGAATCAGTCTGAAAACGAGTTTGTGAGTGCAACTGAGTTGGAGAACCGAGTGACCGAGTTGATGAATTCCGAGAAAGGAAGGGCTTTGAGAGACCGAGTTACAGCCATGAGAGAGGATGCTAAGGCGGCCATGAGAGAGGGTGGATCATATCGGGTTGAATTGTCCAAGTTAGTTGAGTCATTTAAACGAGCTCCACTGAGTTGA